CGGGTTCGGCAATAAGATATGCCCGGATTTCTCCAATGAAGTATCCGGTTCTATCCCCACGCAGGAATATTACGACAATGTGTTTAAAACACAAAAATGGTACCCTTCCTACATGATTTCTCTTTCCATTGGTCAGGGAGAATTAATGATCACGCCGATTCAAATGGCGAATTTGGCCACGATTTTGGCGAACCGGGGATACTATATCACACCACATATTGTAAGATCAATAAATGACTCGATTTCCAGCCAGATAAAAAAGCACGTTATTCCCATTGACCGGAAACACTTTGACCCTATCGTGGAAGGAATGCAAATGGTTATCAAGGGGGGAACCGGACGACGGGCTCAGGTGGATTCGATTGCAATAGCCGGAAAAACAGGAACCGTGCAAAATCCGCATGGTGACGATCACTCCGTGTTTATTGCTTTTGCCCCGGTAGAAGATCCTAAGATCGCGTTGATTGTATATGTTGAAAACGGGGTTTGGGGATCACGCTACGCGGCCCCGATTGCCGGTTTATTAATAGAGAAATATTTAAAAGGAAAAATATCCGACAAGAAGAAACCTCTTGAAAAAGAGATGTTCCAAGGTAGTCTGATCCATGATACAACCAGTAAAGTAAAAGAAACGAGCAATGAATAGCAGATCTAATAACCTACTTGCCAACATAGATTGGGTTTCCATTCTATTATACCTGTTGCTTGTATTAATCGGGTGGATAAATATTTACGCAGCAGTATATGATGAAAATCATAGCAGTATTCTTGATATTTCTCAAAAGTACGGGAAACAGTTGATTTGGATCGGGGCGGCTTTCGTGCTTGCTTTTCTCGTTCTACTCACGGATAGTAAATTCTTTACCACCTTCTCGATGGTCATTTACGGCATCATGATATTTTTGTTGATTGCCGTCCTGTTTTTTGGTACGGAAACCAAGGGTGCGCGTTCGTGGTTTGAAGTCGGGGATTTTCGCATTCAACCGGCGGAGTTTGCCAAATTTGCAACAAACTTGGCCATAGCCTACGTCATGAGCCGGCATAATTTCAAGGTAATGCGCTTTTCCAGCCTTTTGACCATCGGGTTAATTTTAGCTCTTCCCGCGGGATTGATTATCTTGCAGAACGACACGGGGTCAGCTCTCGTGTACAGTAGTTTTATACTCGTTCTTTTCCGGGAAGGATTGCATGGCTCTATCCTATTGCTCTGTTTCGTGGCGGCAGCTATATTTATCATGGCATTGCTGTATACCCCTTTCACGGTATTGCTTGTCATTATCGGGGGAACACTGATAGCCTTTTATTATTATCGGCACGATATTCGGGAATTATTCCAGATCATCCTGTTCATCGGGTGTGGTTTCGGGCTTTTCGTCTTGATTAAATGGATGTTTAATCTATCGATTTCCGATTATTATATGTTACTTATCGTTTACGTGATTACAAGTATAACCTCGATCTACCCGATATATAAACGGAAGATGAAAAACATGATTACCCTGTTACTGATCTCGTGGTTATGCGTCGGGGCCGCTCCTTCCGTGAATTATGCTTTTGATCATCTTCAACCTCACCAACAGGATCGTATTAACGAGTTACTGGGTATAAAAGTAGATCCCAAGGGAACAGGATACAATGTCACGCAATCCAAAATTGCAATAGGCTCCGGGGGATTACTGGGTAAGGGATTCCTGCAAGGAACACAGACTAAATTGAACTTCGTTCCGGAGCAAAGTACAGACTTTATCTTCTGCACTGTTGGCGAAGAGTGGGGATTTATCGGGAGTACCCTCGTCATCGTGCTACTGGCAGTGTTTATTTTACGAATTATCAAACTGGCAGAACGACAACGTTCCAGTTTTTCCCGGATATATGGTTATGGAGTAGCCTCTATCCTATTCTTCCACGTGGCGGTCAATATTGGAATGACCATTGGAATGGCACCTGTTATTGGTATTCCTCTTCCATTCTTCAGTTACGGGGGATCATCACTATGGTCTTTTACCATTCTTATATTTATATTTTTGAGATTAG
The window above is part of the Butyricimonas paravirosa genome. Proteins encoded here:
- the rodA gene encoding rod shape-determining protein RodA, coding for MNSRSNNLLANIDWVSILLYLLLVLIGWINIYAAVYDENHSSILDISQKYGKQLIWIGAAFVLAFLVLLTDSKFFTTFSMVIYGIMIFLLIAVLFFGTETKGARSWFEVGDFRIQPAEFAKFATNLAIAYVMSRHNFKVMRFSSLLTIGLILALPAGLIILQNDTGSALVYSSFILVLFREGLHGSILLLCFVAAAIFIMALLYTPFTVLLVIIGGTLIAFYYYRHDIRELFQIILFIGCGFGLFVLIKWMFNLSISDYYMLLIVYVITSITSIYPIYKRKMKNMITLLLISWLCVGAAPSVNYAFDHLQPHQQDRINELLGIKVDPKGTGYNVTQSKIAIGSGGLLGKGFLQGTQTKLNFVPEQSTDFIFCTVGEEWGFIGSTLVIVLLAVFILRIIKLAERQRSSFSRIYGYGVASILFFHVAVNIGMTIGMAPVIGIPLPFFSYGGSSLWSFTILIFIFLRLDANRLQVFR